The proteins below come from a single Nitrosospira sp. Is2 genomic window:
- the hemC gene encoding hydroxymethylbilane synthase yields MPNSSIPTKVVIATRESALALWQANYVCDRLSKLYPQTEFSIFGMTTRGDQILDVSLSKIGGKGLFIKELEQALENGSADIAVHSMKDVPMDMPSGFSLAAIAEREDPRDALVSNQYTGLDELPPGSVVGTSSLRRESQLRARFPHLQVRPLRGNVQTRLRKLDEGQFSAIILAAAGLKRLGLGDRIAALLSAELSLPAVGQGALGIECRSDRTDLLKLMEPLHHPETAQCVEAERAMSRALGGSCQVPLGGFAEISAGVLRLRGFVASQDGMRIISDELSGDPQTGTEMGAQLARNLKLRGAEEILAALGSRAMEPVSHP; encoded by the coding sequence ATGCCCAATTCATCGATACCCACAAAAGTCGTTATTGCTACGCGAGAGAGCGCTCTCGCGTTGTGGCAGGCGAATTACGTTTGCGACCGCCTGTCGAAATTATACCCGCAAACCGAATTCAGCATATTTGGCATGACGACACGCGGAGACCAGATTCTTGATGTATCGCTGTCTAAAATCGGCGGCAAGGGACTGTTCATCAAAGAGCTGGAACAAGCGCTGGAGAACGGGAGTGCGGACATTGCCGTTCACTCAATGAAGGATGTTCCGATGGATATGCCCTCGGGATTCTCTCTCGCGGCTATCGCGGAACGTGAAGACCCCCGTGATGCGCTGGTGTCCAATCAATACACCGGTCTTGATGAGCTCCCGCCGGGTAGCGTTGTGGGAACCTCCAGCCTGCGACGCGAAAGTCAGTTGCGTGCCCGCTTCCCGCATTTGCAAGTCCGGCCGCTCCGCGGCAACGTACAAACGCGTTTGCGGAAGCTGGACGAGGGGCAGTTTTCGGCTATTATCCTGGCAGCCGCGGGCTTGAAGCGGCTGGGGCTGGGCGATCGAATTGCGGCATTATTAAGCGCTGAACTGAGTTTGCCGGCAGTAGGACAGGGCGCCCTCGGTATCGAATGCCGCTCAGATAGAACCGATCTGCTCAAGCTCATGGAGCCGCTTCATCATCCAGAAACCGCACAGTGTGTGGAGGCCGAACGGGCCATGAGCCGGGCGCTCGGCGGCAGCTGCCAGGTTCCGCTGGGAGGTTTTGCGGAAATCAGTGCGGGCGTACTTCGGCTGCGCGGATTCGTGGCGAGCCAGGATGGAATGCGTATCATAAGTGATGAATTGAGCGGCGACCCCCAAACAGGTACGGAAATGGGCGCACAACTGGCAAGGAATCTTAAGCTGCGGGGCGCTGAGGAAATACTGGCAGCCTTGGGTTCCAGAGCAATGGAGCCTGTGAGTCATCCGTGA
- the ppc gene encoding phosphoenolpyruvate carboxylase yields the protein MTLVASQSENCDKNPAVDKDTLVKDDPLREDIRLLGRMLGDTLREQEGEPTFELIENIRQTAIRFRREQDLKARHELDMILNQLSNKATEAVVRAFSHFSQLSNIAEDLHHNRRRRMHLRAGSPPQAGSVGLALDRVFASGTDGEALKKFLAKALVSPVLTAHPTEVQRRSILDCQLSIAHLLNERDRVQLTPDELRNNEEGLRAAIQILWQTRMLRSERLSVFDEIKNGLAYYHYTFLTEVPRLYAEIEDLLERRMGSDAPHIPPFLRIGSWIGADRDGNPFVTDEVMLHAAERQSALVLDFYMGEVHRIGRRLSLTERLVDVDDELATLAEASPDRAPSRADEPYRRALIGIYARLAATSQGLGHVIRQRRPVGSATPYADSMEFAHEMDVVIRSLKQHKAALLARGDLRHLRRAAEVFGFHLASLDMRQHSNIHEQVVAELFDYGAHRKGYSHLPEAERVQWLLAEISSPRPLRSPYLEYSELVQSELSLLQTAADIHRRFGGDALPNYIISKTDGVSDLLEVALLLKEVGLLQVGEKPNLRLNIIPLFETIADLRGCGKVMDELFSLPCYRKLLDSRQNVQEVMLGYSDSNKDGGFLAANWELYKAETELTKVFARHKVELRLFHGRGGSVGRGGGPSYQAILAQPPGSVNGQIRITEQGEVIGSKYADPEIGRRNLETLVAATVEATLLSHDTLGERAAAYYEIMEALAQDALAAYRNLVYETPGFNRYFQETTPIREISGLNIGSRPPSRKKSDLIEDLRAIPWVFSWSVNRSMIPGWYGFGTAVETFVQHEDGGEKGLALLQEMHRDWPFLQTLLSNMDMVLAKTDMGIASRYAELVADIGLREEIFGRIQMEWDRSVKWLFAVTGRTEFLQDNPTLARSIRNRTPYIDPLNHLQVELLRRYRSGDATDAVKRAIQLTINGVAAGLRNSG from the coding sequence ATGACACTCGTCGCTTCCCAAAGCGAAAACTGCGACAAGAATCCGGCGGTCGATAAAGACACCCTGGTGAAAGATGACCCTTTGCGCGAAGATATCCGGCTGCTGGGTCGAATGCTGGGTGATACCCTGCGTGAGCAGGAAGGTGAACCCACGTTTGAGCTCATTGAGAACATTCGTCAGACAGCGATCCGATTTCGTCGCGAGCAGGACCTGAAAGCACGGCATGAGCTTGACATGATACTTAACCAGCTCAGCAACAAGGCCACTGAAGCCGTAGTGCGCGCTTTCAGTCATTTCTCGCAACTTTCCAACATTGCCGAAGATCTGCATCACAATCGCCGGCGTCGCATGCATCTTCGAGCGGGATCGCCACCGCAGGCGGGTAGCGTAGGACTCGCGCTGGATCGAGTATTCGCTAGCGGTACAGACGGCGAAGCATTGAAAAAATTTCTCGCCAAAGCCCTGGTTTCACCGGTTTTAACCGCTCATCCAACTGAAGTTCAGCGCAGAAGCATACTGGATTGCCAGCTCAGCATTGCCCATTTGTTGAATGAGCGTGACCGCGTGCAGCTTACGCCGGATGAATTACGCAACAATGAGGAGGGGCTGCGCGCGGCCATTCAGATATTGTGGCAGACCAGAATGCTGCGTTCAGAGCGCCTTTCCGTGTTTGATGAGATCAAGAACGGCCTCGCCTACTATCATTATACTTTTCTGACTGAGGTACCGCGACTCTATGCGGAAATTGAAGACCTGCTTGAACGCCGGATGGGATCCGACGCCCCGCACATCCCGCCATTTCTAAGAATCGGAAGCTGGATCGGCGCCGACCGCGACGGTAATCCCTTCGTAACTGATGAGGTTATGCTGCACGCAGCCGAGCGCCAATCGGCGCTGGTGCTGGACTTTTATATGGGCGAGGTCCATCGGATTGGCCGCCGACTGAGCCTCACGGAGCGCCTCGTCGACGTGGACGACGAATTGGCCACGTTGGCGGAGGCGTCTCCCGATCGGGCACCCAGCCGTGCCGATGAGCCGTACCGGCGCGCACTGATCGGAATTTACGCTCGGCTCGCCGCAACCAGCCAGGGACTGGGTCATGTGATCAGGCAACGCCGTCCCGTCGGGTCTGCCACGCCCTATGCCGACAGCATGGAATTCGCGCACGAAATGGATGTCGTCATCCGTTCGCTGAAGCAGCACAAGGCGGCATTACTGGCTCGCGGCGACCTGCGTCACCTGCGGCGTGCCGCGGAGGTGTTCGGCTTTCACCTCGCATCGCTCGATATGCGCCAGCACAGCAATATTCACGAGCAGGTCGTGGCCGAGTTGTTCGATTACGGCGCGCATCGCAAAGGTTATTCCCATCTGCCCGAGGCAGAACGCGTACAATGGCTATTGGCCGAGATCAGCAGTCCGCGCCCCCTCCGTTCGCCTTATCTGGAATATTCCGAACTTGTCCAAAGCGAGCTGAGCCTTCTTCAAACCGCAGCGGATATCCACCGGCGTTTCGGTGGAGACGCGTTGCCAAACTACATCATATCCAAGACCGATGGCGTCTCCGACCTGCTGGAGGTTGCGTTACTACTGAAGGAAGTCGGTCTCCTGCAGGTGGGGGAGAAACCGAATCTGCGCCTCAACATCATTCCCCTCTTCGAAACAATCGCCGACTTGCGTGGCTGCGGCAAGGTTATGGACGAACTGTTCTCGCTGCCGTGTTATCGCAAGCTACTGGATTCGCGGCAGAATGTTCAGGAAGTGATGTTGGGGTACTCCGATAGCAACAAGGATGGAGGCTTCCTTGCGGCCAACTGGGAACTCTACAAAGCGGAAACTGAACTTACGAAGGTATTCGCCAGGCACAAGGTGGAATTGCGCCTGTTCCACGGTCGGGGAGGTTCCGTTGGACGCGGTGGAGGACCCAGCTATCAGGCCATCCTGGCTCAGCCTCCCGGGAGTGTTAACGGCCAGATACGAATCACCGAACAGGGCGAAGTAATTGGCAGTAAATATGCAGACCCCGAAATCGGGCGACGCAACCTCGAAACCCTGGTGGCGGCGACGGTCGAGGCCACGCTGCTGAGCCATGATACGCTGGGTGAGCGTGCCGCTGCTTATTACGAGATTATGGAGGCGCTGGCACAAGATGCGCTCGCCGCGTATCGCAATCTGGTGTACGAAACGCCAGGGTTTAACCGCTATTTTCAGGAAACAACCCCCATAAGGGAAATTTCAGGGCTGAATATCGGTAGCAGACCGCCATCGCGCAAGAAGTCGGATTTGATCGAAGACTTGCGGGCCATTCCCTGGGTGTTCAGCTGGAGCGTCAACCGCTCCATGATCCCCGGCTGGTATGGCTTCGGCACCGCTGTGGAAACGTTTGTGCAACACGAAGATGGAGGCGAAAAGGGCCTGGCGCTCCTGCAGGAAATGCACAGGGACTGGCCGTTCTTGCAAACGCTATTGTCCAACATGGACATGGTGCTGGCTAAAACCGATATGGGTATCGCGTCGCGCTATGCTGAGCTGGTGGCTGACATCGGTTTGCGAGAGGAAATTTTCGGACGCATCCAGATGGAATGGGACCGTAGCGTAAAATGGCTATTCGCCGTCACGGGACGAACGGAATTTTTACAGGACAATCCGACGCTGGCCCGGAGCATCCGTAACCGTACGCCGTATATCGATCCACTCAACCATTTGCAAGTAGAACTGTTACGGCGTTATCGTTCCGGTGATGCCACTGATGCGGTAAAGCGGGCTATCCAACTGACCATAAATGGCGTAGCCGCCGGACTTCGAAATAGCGGATAA
- the miaB gene encoding tRNA (N6-isopentenyl adenosine(37)-C2)-methylthiotransferase MiaB, whose protein sequence is MAKKLYIKTFGCQMNEYDSEKMADVLYATQGMEKTDDPADADVILFNTCSVREKAQEKVFHDLGRVRYLKSLNPDLLIGVGGCVASQEGAEIVKRAPYVDVVFGPQTLHRLPELISARRATGRSQVDISFPEIEKFDQLPPARTDGATAFVSIMEGCSKYCSFCVVPYTRGEEISRPLGDVLAEIAGLANQGVQEVTLLGQNVNAYRGVADDGDDEIADLALLLEYVHEIPGIERIRYTTSHPREFTGRLIDAYSKLPKLVSHVHLPVQSGSDRILAAMKRGYTALEYKSIIRRLRAARPDISLTSDFIIGFPGETAADFEATLKLVEDVGFDDSFSFIYSRRPGTPAADLPDSTPQEIKLERLRRLQEKIMQQAQAISQSMVGTTQRILIEGVSKKNRDELCGRTDNNRTVNFPGDLEDARDFISVKITAALTHSLRGEIVKNKEGDNIG, encoded by the coding sequence GTGGCAAAAAAACTTTACATAAAAACCTTTGGCTGCCAGATGAACGAGTACGACTCGGAAAAGATGGCGGACGTGCTTTACGCCACGCAGGGCATGGAAAAGACCGACGATCCGGCCGATGCCGATGTAATTCTGTTCAATACCTGCTCAGTGCGCGAAAAGGCACAGGAAAAGGTGTTTCACGATCTCGGCCGCGTCAGGTATCTTAAGAGCCTCAACCCAGACCTGCTCATAGGCGTGGGCGGTTGTGTCGCCAGTCAGGAAGGGGCGGAGATCGTGAAGCGCGCGCCATATGTAGATGTAGTATTTGGTCCGCAAACTCTGCATCGGCTGCCTGAACTCATTTCAGCACGGCGCGCTACGGGCCGTTCTCAGGTTGACATTTCTTTTCCTGAAATTGAAAAATTTGACCAACTGCCTCCCGCGCGCACCGACGGCGCGACCGCATTCGTATCGATTATGGAAGGGTGCAGCAAATATTGCAGCTTTTGCGTGGTGCCTTATACGCGCGGAGAGGAAATTTCACGTCCGCTCGGTGACGTGTTAGCGGAAATCGCCGGATTGGCAAACCAGGGGGTCCAGGAAGTTACGCTGCTCGGACAGAACGTCAACGCCTATCGTGGAGTCGCTGATGACGGGGACGACGAAATCGCTGATTTAGCGTTGTTGCTTGAATACGTTCACGAGATTCCCGGCATCGAACGCATTCGCTATACAACTTCCCATCCCCGGGAATTCACCGGGCGGTTGATCGACGCGTACTCAAAGTTACCCAAACTGGTCAGTCATGTGCACCTGCCGGTTCAGTCAGGCTCGGATCGAATACTGGCGGCGATGAAGCGTGGCTACACCGCGCTGGAGTACAAATCCATTATCCGCCGCCTGCGCGCTGCTCGACCCGACATTTCTCTTACCTCCGATTTCATCATTGGTTTTCCTGGGGAAACAGCTGCCGATTTCGAGGCCACCTTGAAGCTGGTTGAGGATGTCGGGTTTGACGATTCCTTCAGCTTTATTTACAGCCGGCGTCCTGGAACACCTGCCGCCGATTTGCCTGATAGCACGCCACAAGAAATAAAACTTGAACGGCTACGACGACTGCAGGAAAAAATCATGCAACAGGCGCAGGCTATCAGTCAAAGCATGGTTGGCACGACACAACGCATTCTGATCGAGGGTGTTTCTAAAAAGAACCGCGATGAACTGTGCGGGCGCACGGATAACAATCGCACGGTGAACTTCCCTGGCGATCTGGAAGACGCACGCGATTTCATCAGCGTTAAGATTACTGCGGCTTTAACGCACTCGTTGCGAGGGGAAATCGTAAAGAACAAGGAGGGGGACAATATTGGATAG
- a CDS encoding PhoH family protein translates to MKPKPVEISFSPADNQRLANLCGALDENLRQIETVLDVTIARRGERFSLRGKSSQTALAAEVLQNFYSRAQHHISIEQVQLGLIEAMNPRHTKKHPADDDAKEITEPALLTRRNDLRGRTPRQVEYLQQIQTHDITFSIGPAGTGKTYLAVASAVDALERDIVARIVLVRPAVEAGERLGFLPGDLVQKVDPYLRPLYDALYDLMGFDKTSKQFERSAIEVAPLAFMRGRTLNQSFIILDEAQNTTPEQMKMFLTRIGFGSKAVVTGDITQIDLAKHQKSGLVEAKQVLEKVRGIAFTHFDAEDVVRHPLVQRIVNAYQQYEKQR, encoded by the coding sequence TTGAAACCAAAGCCTGTAGAAATTTCGTTTTCCCCAGCCGATAATCAGCGCCTTGCCAATCTCTGCGGGGCGCTGGATGAAAACCTAAGGCAAATTGAGACCGTGCTTGACGTCACCATCGCCCGGCGCGGGGAACGTTTCAGTTTGCGTGGCAAGTCCAGCCAAACTGCGCTAGCGGCGGAGGTATTGCAGAATTTCTATAGCCGGGCACAGCACCATATAAGCATCGAGCAGGTTCAGTTGGGCTTGATCGAGGCGATGAACCCTCGTCATACCAAAAAACATCCCGCTGACGACGACGCAAAGGAGATAACGGAACCGGCCTTGCTGACGCGCCGCAACGATTTGCGCGGCCGAACACCACGCCAGGTCGAGTATCTCCAACAAATTCAGACCCACGACATCACGTTTTCCATTGGCCCCGCAGGAACGGGCAAAACATATCTAGCGGTAGCAAGCGCGGTGGACGCGCTGGAACGCGACATCGTCGCGCGAATTGTGCTCGTGCGTCCGGCGGTCGAAGCCGGCGAGCGGTTGGGTTTTCTTCCCGGTGATCTGGTGCAGAAGGTGGATCCTTATCTGCGCCCTCTATATGACGCGCTGTATGATTTGATGGGTTTTGATAAAACCAGTAAGCAATTTGAGCGCAGCGCGATCGAAGTAGCGCCGCTCGCATTCATGCGCGGACGCACGCTGAACCAATCGTTTATCATTCTCGACGAAGCACAGAACACGACACCCGAACAGATGAAAATGTTTCTGACTCGTATCGGCTTCGGGTCAAAGGCTGTGGTAACCGGCGACATTACTCAGATTGACCTGGCAAAACATCAGAAAAGCGGGCTCGTCGAGGCCAAGCAGGTTTTGGAAAAAGTGCGCGGTATCGCCTTTACGCATTTTGACGCAGAGGACGTCGTGCGACATCCTCTCGTCCAGCGAATCGTCAATGCTTACCAACAGTATGAGAAACAGCGGTAG
- the ybeY gene encoding rRNA maturation RNase YbeY, whose amino-acid sequence MRNSGSVAESAGVAARTPRLKLAVQYATEVQQVPPRSEFRKWVKAALKQDAEIVLRIVDADEGRDLNLNFRKRDYAANVLTFVYDNVERNSQSLAGDIVLCAPVIENEAGEQHKALTAHYAHLTVHGVLHLQGYDHQTDADAAAMERLETQIVEKLGYKDPYRGTSN is encoded by the coding sequence ATGAGAAACAGCGGTAGCGTTGCCGAGTCCGCAGGAGTTGCTGCCAGGACGCCGAGGCTGAAACTGGCGGTACAGTATGCGACAGAGGTCCAGCAAGTGCCGCCCCGTTCCGAGTTTCGCAAGTGGGTCAAAGCCGCGCTGAAGCAGGATGCGGAAATTGTGCTGCGTATCGTTGATGCAGACGAAGGCCGCGATCTCAATCTCAATTTTCGCAAAAGGGATTATGCCGCCAATGTGCTGACGTTCGTGTATGACAACGTTGAGCGCAATTCCCAATCTCTGGCTGGAGACATCGTACTGTGCGCGCCGGTAATAGAAAATGAAGCCGGCGAGCAGCACAAAGCTCTGACAGCGCATTACGCGCATCTGACGGTGCATGGTGTACTGCACCTTCAGGGCTACGATCACCAGACTGACGCTGATGCAGCTGCAATGGAGCGGCTGGAGACACAAATCGTCGAAAAGTTGGGATATAAAGATCCTTACAGAGGAACCTCTAACTAA
- a CDS encoding HlyC/CorC family transporter — translation MDELPKPGWLERITALILRQPGDREQLVTLLRAAFERNLFDSDALSMLEGVIQVSEIQARDIMVPRSQMDVIDISQTPDKFIPFVIETAHSRFPVTESDKNNVIGILLAKDLLRYYAGEEEFDVREMLRPVVFIPESKRLNVLLKDFRTNRNHIAIVVDEYGGVAGLVTIEDVLEQIVGEIEDEHDFDEAEDNIVQDASGHHRVKAITEIADFNEKLGGELSDDDYDTVGGLVLHTFGRLPKRGESATVDDFRFTVLRADSRRLYTLLVEKNSAEIEQ, via the coding sequence ATGGATGAACTTCCCAAGCCTGGCTGGCTAGAGCGTATTACCGCCCTGATTCTCCGCCAGCCAGGAGACCGCGAACAATTGGTGACATTATTGCGTGCTGCCTTTGAACGCAATTTATTCGATTCCGATGCCTTGAGCATGCTTGAAGGCGTGATACAGGTATCAGAGATACAAGCGCGTGACATCATGGTTCCGCGTTCTCAAATGGACGTCATCGACATTAGCCAGACGCCGGACAAGTTTATTCCCTTTGTCATCGAGACTGCGCATTCGCGCTTTCCAGTTACCGAGAGCGATAAAAACAACGTCATTGGCATCCTGCTGGCGAAGGATTTGCTGCGCTATTACGCGGGTGAGGAGGAATTTGACGTACGCGAGATGCTGCGGCCAGTCGTGTTTATTCCTGAATCCAAGCGCCTCAACGTGCTGCTCAAGGACTTCAGGACGAACCGCAATCATATTGCCATTGTCGTGGATGAGTACGGCGGAGTAGCGGGGTTGGTTACCATCGAAGATGTGCTGGAGCAAATCGTTGGCGAGATCGAGGATGAGCACGACTTTGACGAAGCTGAAGACAATATTGTTCAGGACGCGAGCGGCCATCATCGGGTTAAGGCAATTACCGAAATTGCGGACTTTAATGAAAAGCTCGGTGGGGAATTAAGCGATGACGATTACGACACCGTCGGGGGTCTGGTGCTGCATACGTTCGGGCGCCTGCCGAAACGCGGCGAATCGGCAACCGTTGACGATTTCAGGTTTACCGTGTTGCGCGCAGATAGCCGCAGGTTGTATACATTGCTGGTCGAAAAGAATAGCGCCGAGATTGAGCAATAA
- a CDS encoding inorganic diphosphatase codes for MSRSCAAPFGHQGVQITLTCKTFAQANDRQESHYKARSEPPPVEVVIEVPQGSFLKRGSTGKVDFISPLPCPFNYGSVPGYIGLDGDLLDAVVLGPRLPLGTKIRVRPWGAVVMRDRGLTDDKLICAEHSPDAAQRRKVLRFFHFYARCKGLLNIWRGRPGRNACEGWCDASDALARARPRNGSWRGPPLEF; via the coding sequence ATGAGTAGAAGTTGTGCAGCACCGTTCGGCCATCAAGGGGTACAGATCACTTTGACTTGCAAGACTTTCGCCCAGGCGAACGATAGGCAAGAATCGCACTATAAGGCGCGCTCCGAGCCACCCCCGGTAGAGGTGGTGATTGAAGTTCCGCAGGGCAGCTTTCTCAAGCGCGGATCAACCGGTAAAGTTGACTTTATTTCTCCCCTCCCTTGTCCGTTCAATTACGGCTCAGTGCCCGGTTATATCGGTCTTGATGGCGACCTTCTGGACGCGGTGGTGCTCGGACCACGGCTTCCGTTGGGCACAAAGATCCGCGTCCGACCCTGGGGAGCGGTGGTGATGAGGGATCGCGGCCTGACGGATGACAAGCTTATCTGTGCTGAACATTCTCCAGACGCCGCGCAACGCCGTAAAGTACTGCGCTTTTTTCATTTCTATGCAAGGTGCAAGGGTTTACTGAATATCTGGAGAGGCCGACCCGGGCGCAACGCCTGCGAAGGCTGGTGCGATGCGAGTGACGCGCTTGCTCGTGCACGGCCGCGAAACGGTTCCTGGCGGGGACCACCGCTTGAGTTCTGA
- a CDS encoding ATP-binding cassette domain-containing protein gives MPLLTLEKICLAFGHHSLLDHVDLQLDAGERIGLIGRNGGGKSSLLRIVAGEAKPDDGRIWRAPALKLAYVPQEPTLDPELTVFEEVSKGVGAVSQVLIRYHETSHLLSDGGSDTEALLSRLQDLQAELEAQDGWSIQAKVETAINKLSLPTDALVGQLSGGQKKRVALARALVLSPDVLLLDEPTNHLDFLSIEWLEELLKDFVGSVVFVTHDRRFLSNVATRIIELDRGKLTSFPGDLSDYQRKKLEMLEIEAVQNQKFDKALAQEEIWIRKGIQARCTRNEGRVRRLEALRLERASRRERSGSVNLNVDDGAKSGRMVAELEHVSKSYGDKEIIKDFSCRIMRGDRVGLLGPNGAGKSTLLKLILGSLPPDTGNIRLGTKLAVVYFDQMREQLNDDETLIDTISQGSDFIDIGGTRKHVISYLEDFLFSPQRARSPVKSLSGGERNRLLLARLFTRPANVLVLDEPTNDLDIETLELLEALLQNYSGTLFLVSHDREFLDNVVTQVIAFEGHGILREYVGGYEDWMRAKNFQKTVQKQKEAQPPAAKASASLPRVKLAYKETRELDELPGKIEALEREQADIRNQLCSADIYRNCPDKARALEQRLSALDGEVMSHLTRWEELEAKLASGHSN, from the coding sequence ATGCCTCTGCTTACCCTTGAAAAAATTTGTCTTGCTTTTGGGCATCACTCGCTGCTCGATCATGTCGACCTACAGCTCGACGCGGGCGAACGTATCGGTCTGATCGGTAGAAATGGCGGTGGTAAATCCAGTCTGCTACGCATCGTAGCAGGGGAAGCCAAGCCGGACGATGGGAGAATTTGGCGCGCACCCGCGTTGAAGCTGGCCTACGTGCCTCAGGAGCCGACGCTCGATCCAGAGCTTACCGTCTTTGAAGAAGTTTCAAAAGGAGTCGGCGCAGTCAGCCAGGTGCTAATTCGTTACCACGAGACGTCTCATCTATTGAGTGACGGCGGGAGCGACACCGAAGCGCTTCTTTCGCGGCTGCAAGATTTGCAAGCCGAGCTGGAAGCGCAGGACGGCTGGAGCATTCAGGCTAAGGTCGAAACCGCGATCAACAAGCTTAGCCTTCCTACCGATGCATTGGTCGGGCAGCTTTCCGGCGGGCAAAAAAAACGCGTCGCGCTGGCTCGTGCGCTGGTGTTATCGCCCGACGTGCTGCTATTGGACGAACCGACCAATCATCTCGACTTTCTCTCTATCGAATGGCTGGAAGAGCTCCTGAAGGATTTTGTGGGGAGCGTGGTATTCGTGACGCATGACCGCCGCTTTCTGAGCAATGTGGCAACGCGGATAATCGAGCTTGATCGAGGCAAGCTGACGAGTTTCCCCGGTGATCTTTCGGACTATCAGCGAAAGAAATTGGAAATGCTCGAAATTGAAGCCGTCCAAAATCAGAAGTTCGACAAGGCCTTGGCACAAGAGGAGATCTGGATACGCAAAGGAATCCAGGCGCGCTGTACCCGCAACGAGGGCCGGGTAAGGCGGCTGGAAGCATTGAGACTAGAGCGCGCCTCGCGGCGGGAACGCTCCGGAAGTGTCAATCTCAACGTGGACGACGGCGCAAAATCAGGCCGCATGGTAGCTGAGCTGGAACATGTCAGTAAAAGTTACGGCGACAAGGAAATCATCAAGGATTTCTCTTGCAGAATTATGCGCGGCGATCGCGTGGGCTTATTGGGACCGAATGGCGCCGGGAAATCGACCTTGCTCAAGCTGATACTGGGGTCTCTCCCGCCTGACACCGGAAACATCAGGCTGGGCACCAAACTCGCCGTAGTGTATTTTGACCAGATGCGCGAGCAACTCAATGACGACGAAACGCTGATAGACACGATTAGTCAAGGCTCCGATTTCATTGATATCGGTGGGACCAGAAAACACGTTATAAGCTATCTTGAAGACTTCCTGTTCTCGCCTCAACGTGCCCGCTCTCCGGTAAAGTCGCTCTCCGGTGGAGAGCGCAACCGTCTGTTGCTGGCAAGGTTATTCACGCGTCCGGCCAATGTGCTGGTCTTGGATGAGCCAACCAACGATCTTGATATCGAGACCCTGGAATTGCTTGAGGCACTGCTGCAGAACTATTCCGGCACGCTGTTCCTCGTGAGTCATGATCGAGAATTTCTCGACAACGTCGTTACCCAGGTTATTGCGTTCGAAGGCCACGGCATCCTGCGCGAATACGTGGGGGGCTACGAAGACTGGATGCGGGCAAAAAATTTCCAAAAAACAGTGCAAAAGCAAAAGGAGGCGCAACCGCCGGCAGCCAAGGCCTCCGCATCTCTTCCCCGGGTTAAATTGGCTTACAAGGAAACGCGTGAACTCGATGAGCTTCCCGGAAAGATCGAGGCGCTCGAACGGGAACAGGCGGACATCAGAAACCAGCTATGTTCTGCAGATATCTACCGGAATTGTCCGGATAAAGCCAGAGCCTTGGAACAGCGCCTTTCGGCGCTGGATGGGGAAGTTATGAGCCACCTTACGCGTTGGGAGGAGCTTGAAGCAAAACTTGCGTCCGGACACAGCAATTGA
- a CDS encoding c-type cytochrome: MKRPAIIGLFAWGLLLALSGTAQAAGDPAAGKQKNAMCIGCHGIEGYRTSYPTVYHVPRLGGQHAEYLIKALQAYKTEARNHPSMKGIAATLSQQDMEDLAAYYAGSGK, encoded by the coding sequence ATGAAACGACCAGCAATAATAGGCTTATTTGCGTGGGGTCTGCTTCTGGCATTAAGCGGTACCGCTCAGGCAGCCGGTGACCCGGCCGCAGGAAAGCAGAAGAATGCAATGTGCATTGGTTGTCATGGAATAGAAGGGTATCGGACATCTTATCCCACCGTATATCACGTCCCAAGATTAGGCGGTCAGCACGCCGAGTATCTGATCAAGGCGCTACAGGCTTATAAAACTGAAGCCCGGAACCATCCCAGCATGAAAGGTATTGCCGCCACGCTATCCCAACAGGATATGGAAGATCTGGCCGCCTATTACGCCGGCAGCGGAAAATAA
- a CDS encoding c-type cytochrome — MKNHIIAAASGALLLISGQGMAADLDAGKKKAAEVCAACHGPDGNSPAPAFPKLAGQHASYLAKSLNEYKSGTRKDPIMAGMAAALSKEDIENVAAYYASQSGLKTKY; from the coding sequence ATGAAAAATCATATTATTGCCGCGGCAAGCGGCGCATTGCTGCTGATTTCCGGCCAGGGAATGGCAGCTGACCTTGATGCTGGCAAGAAGAAAGCGGCTGAGGTTTGCGCCGCATGCCACGGTCCGGATGGCAACAGTCCCGCTCCCGCCTTTCCTAAGCTGGCTGGGCAGCATGCGAGTTATCTGGCGAAAAGCCTGAACGAGTATAAGTCGGGCACAAGAAAGGATCCTATCATGGCAGGCATGGCTGCCGCCCTGAGTAAGGAAGACATTGAAAATGTGGCTGCATACTATGCCAGCCAGTCGGGTCTAAAGACCAAATATTAG